A genomic stretch from Erysipelothrix sp. HDW6C includes:
- a CDS encoding Cof-type HAD-IIB family hydrolase: MKVFVADLDGTLLNEMHELPKETEDLVHLVRSKGYHFGIATGRPYSSAVSTIPHLKTLFDFAVFENGGEVHDYRTGEIHNQFPLSGEKVKEIIKIGRHCNGNAILTQGEIMYVDKLDAYTDIVSAFMDVRKVDMLEVVKEIHPKIIFSGTPEILECIAEYDREHPDPSYQVFKSQVDLIEFMDPRVNKCVGIEWYLNRHGISLQEVMSFGDNDNDISMVAGTGMGVAMKNATANVKAVADYVTDTNGNNGVYKFIVEFMSR, translated from the coding sequence ATGAAAGTATTTGTTGCTGATTTGGATGGTACACTGCTCAACGAAATGCATGAATTGCCCAAAGAAACGGAAGACCTTGTACACTTAGTGCGATCAAAAGGATACCACTTTGGAATTGCAACGGGTCGGCCGTACAGTTCTGCTGTCTCAACAATTCCGCATCTCAAGACGCTTTTTGATTTTGCGGTCTTTGAAAATGGCGGCGAAGTGCACGACTACCGCACAGGAGAAATACACAACCAGTTTCCTCTCTCAGGAGAAAAGGTCAAAGAAATCATAAAAATCGGTCGTCATTGTAATGGTAATGCAATTCTTACCCAAGGTGAGATCATGTATGTTGATAAGTTAGACGCCTATACAGATATCGTTAGTGCATTTATGGATGTCAGAAAGGTCGATATGTTGGAAGTTGTGAAAGAGATTCACCCCAAAATTATCTTCAGTGGCACACCTGAGATATTGGAGTGCATTGCTGAGTACGACCGTGAGCACCCAGATCCTAGTTATCAAGTATTCAAATCACAAGTCGATCTGATCGAATTCATGGACCCACGCGTTAATAAATGCGTTGGTATAGAGTGGTATTTGAATCGTCATGGTATAAGCTTGCAAGAAGTTATGTCATTTGGTGATAATGATAATGACATTTCGATGGTTGCAGGAACGGGTATGGGTGTTGCCATGAAGAACGCAACAGCCAATGTTAAAGCCGTTGCGGATTACGTTACGGATACAAACGGAAATAATGGTGTTTATAAGTTTATTGTCGAGTTTATGTCGCGATAA
- a CDS encoding ROK family protein, whose translation MYLGIDIGGSTIKYAHVNADLKVVKEWTIDTFEVTSAKAFYDALVEEMGDLSGIKEIAISAPGVIADDSTVTSIAAAKVAIMFETNVNEEVSKRTNMRVTTVNDAKAAGYAEYSMGAARGTKSSIAYIIGTGIGGSLIYNGEIINGIDGYGGELSRTPIMMADGSIKVGAQLCSASGLIYQYNERANADVKSAREVFDKFHADDPVAIEVMNAWVNYIVIALVQLVSVFNPDVICIGGGVTQDDSLVPRIQAVFDHYSALVFGQPACTTRLVRCEFLTNSNLLGAVLKAHETE comes from the coding sequence ATGTATCTCGGTATCGATATTGGGGGTTCAACAATTAAATATGCCCACGTAAATGCAGATTTGAAAGTTGTTAAAGAGTGGACTATTGATACATTTGAAGTTACTTCTGCTAAAGCATTCTACGATGCTTTGGTTGAGGAAATGGGTGATTTGTCTGGCATCAAAGAAATTGCCATCTCTGCACCCGGAGTCATTGCGGATGATTCAACGGTAACATCCATTGCTGCAGCTAAGGTTGCAATTATGTTTGAAACAAATGTGAATGAGGAAGTTAGCAAGCGTACGAATATGCGTGTTACAACCGTAAATGATGCAAAAGCTGCTGGCTATGCTGAATACAGTATGGGTGCAGCACGTGGAACAAAGAGTTCAATCGCATATATCATTGGTACTGGCATCGGTGGTAGCCTTATTTATAATGGCGAAATCATTAATGGCATCGATGGTTACGGAGGAGAACTTTCGCGGACACCCATTATGATGGCCGATGGTTCAATTAAAGTTGGTGCACAGTTGTGCTCTGCATCCGGTCTTATTTATCAATACAATGAACGTGCAAATGCTGATGTGAAATCAGCACGTGAGGTGTTTGACAAATTTCATGCAGACGATCCCGTTGCAATTGAAGTTATGAATGCTTGGGTCAACTATATTGTCATCGCTTTGGTGCAACTTGTTTCCGTATTCAATCCCGATGTTATCTGTATTGGTGGTGGTGTAACGCAAGACGATAGTTTGGTACCCCGTATTCAAGCGGTATTTGACCACTACTCAGCCCTTGTATTTGGACAACCAGCGTGTACAACCCGCTTGGTACGATGTGAGTTCTTAACAAACTCCAACTTACTTGGTGCCGTCTTAAAAGCACACGAAACTGAATAA
- a CDS encoding deoxyribonuclease IV — protein MFYIGCHLSFSKGYEALGKEALAVGANTFQFFTRSPRGGKAKPLNLDDVEKLNVIIKENNFKHILAHAPYTLNACSDKDYTRTYAEEVMRDDIYRMSFIKGSLYNFHPGSHVGQGVEPAVEMIAGMLNRVLDPNQETIVLLETMAGKGSEVGRTFEEIQAIIERVEVKEKIGVCWDTCHIYDAGYDIVNDLDGVIQEFDRIVGLDKLHAIHINDSKNPFNSHKDRHEKIGQGSIGLETFVNIINHPKLRHLPFYLETPQDDDEGYAQEIALLRSNRK, from the coding sequence ATGTTTTATATCGGATGTCACTTATCATTTTCGAAAGGCTACGAAGCATTGGGTAAAGAAGCCCTTGCTGTAGGAGCAAATACGTTCCAGTTCTTTACACGCAGCCCACGTGGTGGTAAGGCAAAACCCCTTAATCTTGATGATGTCGAGAAACTCAATGTCATTATAAAGGAAAACAATTTCAAACACATTCTCGCCCATGCGCCATATACATTGAATGCATGTAGCGACAAGGATTATACACGCACCTATGCGGAAGAAGTGATGCGTGATGATATCTATCGTATGAGTTTCATCAAGGGCAGTCTCTACAATTTCCACCCCGGAAGTCATGTTGGCCAAGGTGTTGAGCCCGCTGTAGAGATGATTGCAGGCATGTTGAACCGTGTTCTTGATCCCAATCAAGAAACAATCGTTCTACTCGAGACAATGGCAGGAAAAGGCTCTGAAGTCGGACGAACATTTGAAGAAATACAAGCAATCATCGAACGCGTTGAAGTCAAAGAAAAAATTGGCGTTTGCTGGGACACGTGTCATATTTATGATGCCGGTTACGATATTGTGAATGATCTCGACGGTGTTATTCAAGAATTTGATCGCATTGTTGGATTGGATAAACTCCATGCCATTCATATTAATGATAGTAAGAACCCTTTTAATTCTCATAAGGATCGTCATGAAAAAATTGGCCAGGGTTCAATCGGTCTCGAAACATTCGTAAATATCATCAACCACCCTAAACTTCGTCACTTACCATTCTACCTAGAAACACCCCAAGACGATGACGAAGGTTACGCCCAAGAGATTGCTTTATTACGCTCAAATCGCAAATAA
- a CDS encoding DUF6434 domain-containing protein, giving the protein MKTRPHLTDQLSPKEFLDFYYLKEELVDFCRRNGLQTSGGKLEITHRIEVFLRTGEHTQKSCKSSQNLVTNLNLDSLIEENIKCSEIHRAFFKEQLGTTFSFNVAFQTWLKSNAGKTYQDACAAYTRIKAEKRVTKTTIDKQFEYNTYIRDFFADNNDYSLNDAIQCWKYKKSLPGLNKYDVNDLVVLTK; this is encoded by the coding sequence ATGAAAACTCGTCCACACCTTACAGACCAACTATCACCTAAAGAATTCCTTGACTTCTATTACCTTAAAGAGGAGCTTGTTGATTTTTGCCGCAGGAACGGATTGCAAACTAGTGGTGGCAAGCTAGAAATAACACACCGCATTGAAGTATTTTTACGAACCGGCGAGCACACTCAAAAGTCATGTAAGTCATCTCAAAATCTTGTAACAAACCTTAACTTGGACTCCCTAATCGAAGAAAATATAAAATGCTCCGAAATTCATCGAGCATTCTTTAAAGAACAATTGGGCACTACTTTTTCCTTTAATGTAGCATTTCAAACCTGGCTAAAAAGCAATGCAGGTAAAACATATCAAGATGCTTGTGCTGCTTACACAAGGATAAAAGCAGAGAAAAGAGTGACGAAAACAACAATTGATAAACAGTTCGAATATAACACCTACATTCGCGACTTCTTTGCTGATAATAATGATTATAGCTTAAATGATGCTATCCAATGTTGGAAATATAAAAAATCATTGCCTGGTCTCAATAAGTATGATGTCAATGATTTAGTGGTTCTGACTAAATGA
- a CDS encoding MurR/RpiR family transcriptional regulator gives MLLFNRIKNLSTLSDTEQKISHYILEHANSVTTMSIQELAEKTYTSPATITRYCRKMDTEGFSDFKVQLAKELNAHHGIEGRIRDDLPFKKNQTTTEIIDSILNLSYQSMQDTYNSLNFQQLNQIARMIYEAPHLYLYGSGQSLILCEDFQYKLFRIEKDCNFESNVGFQFMKTHTQPEDSIALVISYYGTGINNLRIMASLKERNIPIILITGPNTNPLCDYATEVVHVAPQEELITKMASFSSRTAIQLVLDFIYALVFSFEYEDNQERIESSTLLP, from the coding sequence ATGCTTTTATTCAATCGAATCAAAAATTTATCCACGCTATCTGATACGGAACAAAAAATATCACACTATATTTTAGAACACGCGAACAGTGTTACAACAATGTCAATTCAAGAATTAGCTGAAAAGACCTATACCTCACCTGCTACCATTACGCGCTATTGTCGTAAAATGGATACAGAAGGTTTCAGTGATTTCAAAGTACAATTGGCGAAAGAATTGAATGCACATCACGGGATTGAAGGACGCATTCGGGATGATCTCCCTTTCAAAAAAAATCAAACAACAACCGAAATTATCGATAGTATTTTAAATCTTAGCTACCAATCCATGCAAGATACCTACAACTCGTTAAACTTCCAACAATTAAATCAAATTGCGCGAATGATATATGAGGCACCTCATCTCTATCTCTATGGTTCAGGGCAATCCTTAATACTTTGCGAAGATTTCCAGTACAAGCTTTTTAGAATCGAAAAAGACTGTAACTTTGAAAGTAATGTTGGGTTTCAGTTTATGAAGACACATACACAACCTGAAGATAGTATCGCACTCGTAATCTCTTACTACGGTACGGGAATCAATAACCTTCGGATTATGGCATCTCTTAAAGAACGAAATATACCCATAATTCTAATTACCGGACCCAATACCAACCCTCTTTGCGACTATGCAACTGAAGTAGTACATGTTGCACCACAAGAAGAACTCATCACCAAGATGGCATCGTTCTCTTCGCGTACAGCAATTCAGTTAGTTCTCGACTTCATTTATGCTCTCGTCTTTTCATTTGAGTATGAAGATAATCAAGAGCGTATCGAAAGTTCCACACTTTTACCATAA
- a CDS encoding flavocytochrome c, translating to MKKLWLVLLIGMLVLTGCGKKEEPKEDPDANSTASVSSEGTAFEDLEDEYDIIIVGAGGAGLAAAIQAHDQGAKVVVFEKTPIIGGNTLKSSGGMNASETKFQKEQGIEDSNDTFYDDTLKGGKEMNDPELLRYFVDNSAGAIDWLDSMGITLNNISFSGGASVKRIHRPADGSAVGPYLVDGLTRNVKERNIPLFLQADVKEVIQKDNKVDGVKVVFYGEKERTISGKVVILTTGGFGANEEMVTSLRPELANYVTTNAAGTTGDGIVMAEKLGAAVVDMKEIQIHPTVDQKHSILLTEGLRGDGAILVNQEGNRFFNELSTRDKVSQAIIDLPEHYSYLIADDALAKRVTQMEYYKEQGLVEEGATIAELAEKIGVPAANLEATLTTWNAAVESGVDTEFGRETGMDYKLDTPKYYAIKIAPGIHHTMGGVKINTKTEVINTKGDVIPGLYAAGELTGGLHGGNRIGGNAVADIIIFGRQAGQQASDFVK from the coding sequence ATGAAGAAATTATGGTTAGTTTTACTGATTGGAATGCTTGTTCTCACAGGCTGTGGGAAGAAGGAAGAGCCCAAAGAAGATCCAGATGCAAACTCAACAGCATCTGTGTCAAGTGAAGGTACTGCATTTGAGGATTTAGAAGACGAATATGACATTATCATTGTTGGTGCCGGTGGAGCAGGTCTTGCGGCTGCAATCCAAGCACATGATCAAGGTGCGAAAGTTGTCGTCTTTGAAAAGACACCGATTATTGGTGGTAATACATTGAAGTCATCCGGAGGGATGAATGCTTCAGAAACTAAATTTCAAAAAGAACAGGGCATTGAAGATTCAAATGATACATTCTACGATGATACACTAAAGGGTGGTAAAGAAATGAACGATCCTGAGTTACTACGCTATTTCGTTGATAACTCTGCTGGTGCTATTGATTGGTTAGACTCTATGGGAATTACATTGAATAATATCTCATTCAGTGGTGGTGCATCGGTTAAACGTATTCACCGACCAGCGGATGGTTCAGCGGTAGGTCCTTACTTAGTTGATGGATTGACACGTAATGTTAAAGAGAGAAACATCCCTCTATTCTTACAAGCCGATGTTAAAGAAGTCATTCAAAAAGACAATAAAGTTGATGGCGTAAAAGTTGTCTTCTATGGTGAGAAAGAACGCACAATTTCCGGTAAAGTTGTTATCTTAACTACGGGTGGATTTGGTGCCAACGAAGAGATGGTAACATCCTTACGTCCTGAACTTGCCAATTATGTTACTACAAATGCTGCGGGTACAACCGGAGATGGAATTGTGATGGCAGAGAAATTGGGTGCAGCTGTTGTGGATATGAAAGAAATTCAAATTCATCCAACCGTTGACCAAAAACATTCAATCCTACTAACAGAAGGACTTCGTGGTGATGGGGCTATCTTGGTAAACCAAGAAGGAAACCGTTTCTTTAATGAGCTATCAACACGCGATAAGGTGTCACAAGCAATTATTGATCTCCCTGAACACTATTCTTACCTCATTGCGGATGATGCACTCGCAAAACGTGTAACGCAAATGGAATACTATAAAGAGCAAGGCCTAGTTGAAGAGGGTGCAACAATTGCAGAATTAGCTGAGAAAATTGGTGTACCAGCTGCAAATCTTGAAGCAACACTCACAACATGGAATGCTGCTGTAGAGAGTGGTGTTGACACGGAATTCGGACGTGAAACAGGTATGGACTATAAACTCGATACTCCAAAGTACTACGCAATCAAAATCGCTCCAGGTATTCATCACACGATGGGTGGGGTTAAGATTAATACAAAGACAGAAGTCATTAATACAAAAGGTGACGTTATTCCAGGCCTTTATGCTGCTGGTGAACTAACGGGTGGACTCCATGGTGGAAATAGAATTGGTGGTAATGCTGTTGCAGATATCATCATCTTTGGCCGTCAAGCGGGACAACAAGCATCGGACTTCGTTAAATAA
- a CDS encoding lactonase family protein produces MQKILLGTYTRRISEGIYSIDLDPTTKTLKNLDLVTKVQNATYLDFDESTQTLYSVYQDDKLGGIAVWDYKDGKATLDYTRVDEGVQPCYVSYHPAEASIYEANYHDGSVTVTRNRKKDKVIEYKTGSHAHFIDFDPKTDNVFVCDLGTDTVHKYQLMNEIATYKTTPGMGPRHIAFHPTAPILYVFGELNNTIEVVRDDEFDLVLLQAISTLPEGFDGKSGGAAIRISDDGRYVYASNRGHDSIAVFAVNDDFTLTFLETVSTEGEHPRDFAISPDQKFMVVANLMTDNLTLFARDEATGLLSLLEKGIFAPEVVCVKFIGE; encoded by the coding sequence ATGCAAAAAATATTACTGGGAACTTACACACGTCGTATCAGTGAGGGAATCTATTCCATAGATCTTGATCCGACAACAAAAACATTGAAAAATTTGGACCTTGTCACAAAGGTTCAAAATGCAACTTACTTGGATTTTGATGAGAGTACACAAACACTTTACAGCGTCTACCAAGATGATAAACTTGGCGGTATTGCTGTTTGGGACTACAAAGACGGGAAAGCGACACTCGATTACACACGTGTTGATGAAGGTGTCCAACCCTGCTATGTGAGCTATCACCCCGCCGAAGCTTCAATTTATGAAGCAAACTATCATGATGGTTCGGTAACAGTCACACGCAATCGCAAGAAAGATAAAGTTATTGAATACAAAACGGGATCACATGCTCATTTTATTGATTTTGATCCTAAAACTGATAACGTCTTTGTATGTGACTTGGGTACGGACACGGTTCACAAATACCAACTCATGAATGAAATCGCAACATACAAAACAACACCAGGAATGGGACCACGTCATATTGCATTCCATCCGACTGCACCTATTTTATATGTATTTGGTGAATTGAATAACACGATTGAAGTTGTTCGCGATGATGAGTTTGATCTTGTATTGTTACAAGCTATTTCAACACTTCCTGAAGGATTTGATGGCAAAAGTGGTGGTGCAGCGATTCGCATAAGCGATGATGGGCGCTATGTCTATGCATCCAATCGTGGTCATGATTCCATTGCAGTCTTCGCAGTCAACGATGACTTCACACTGACATTCTTGGAAACTGTTTCCACAGAAGGCGAACATCCCCGCGATTTTGCAATAAGTCCTGATCAAAAATTCATGGTAGTAGCCAATTTAATGACCGATAACTTAACACTGTTTGCACGTGATGAAGCAACCGGTTTATTATCATTATTAGAGAAAGGTATTTTCGCACCTGAAGTTGTGTGCGTAAAATTCATAGGAGAATAA
- a CDS encoding LytTR family DNA-binding domain-containing protein, which translates to MKIRILENPDLEEDIIIEYRELTPEIESMIQKLQSQEILVEERGNEHAIDLNRILFFETEVDNVYAHTQQKSYRTKYRLYELEALLPNNFMRISKSTIVNTQHIASIERNLTSSRCIQFFDTHKVSYVSRMYFSLLKKKLDERSL; encoded by the coding sequence GTGAAGATTCGTATCCTTGAGAATCCGGATTTAGAAGAAGATATCATCATCGAATATCGTGAGCTCACCCCAGAGATTGAGTCCATGATTCAGAAATTGCAGAGTCAAGAGATTTTAGTCGAAGAACGTGGCAATGAACATGCCATCGATCTTAATCGCATTCTCTTCTTCGAAACTGAGGTTGATAATGTATATGCACATACACAGCAAAAATCGTATCGTACGAAGTACCGCTTGTATGAGCTTGAAGCATTACTCCCCAACAATTTTATGCGTATCTCTAAATCAACGATTGTGAATACACAACACATCGCATCCATTGAGCGTAACCTAACCTCATCACGATGCATTCAATTCTTCGATACTCACAAAGTATCGTATGTTTCAAGAATGTATTTCTCACTCTTGAAAAAGAAACTCGATGAAAGGAGTTTATGA
- a CDS encoding helix-turn-helix domain-containing protein, translating into MTRLDLKKLGVVLYQLRIESSMTLRGVADQMSITHKSVQFWEQGVNEIKLSKFIELCALYDTTPDRVLERANLIVSD; encoded by the coding sequence ATGACAAGGTTAGATCTGAAAAAACTTGGTGTGGTTTTGTATCAGTTGCGTATTGAATCATCGATGACACTACGTGGGGTTGCTGATCAAATGAGCATCACACACAAGTCAGTTCAGTTTTGGGAACAAGGCGTAAACGAAATAAAACTTTCAAAGTTCATTGAACTTTGCGCTCTCTATGACACAACACCGGATAGAGTTTTAGAAAGAGCGAATCTGATTGTATCTGATTAA
- a CDS encoding alpha/beta fold hydrolase, with the protein MKRRSKILIVITFLLIAIGGYAVYYVNDYYRAEPFVLSDKVGLIDETDLTLFADGDNALVGFVLYPGAKVDPYAYIPLMEPLAQAGYTVVIAKMPFNLAVLDSNRMDSIKTEHSEVKTWYLIGHSLGGAMAGSYVAKHPTEIAGLFLLGGYTTSDIHDYKGIVATFTGSDDMVMSREKFESNRTNLPQSLCEITIEGGNHGQFGNYGHQAGDGNASISAKQQQNIVTDTMLSLIKGENCQGGHQ; encoded by the coding sequence ATGAAGCGACGATCGAAGATACTTATTGTAATTACCTTTCTTTTGATTGCGATTGGTGGCTATGCGGTGTATTACGTAAATGACTATTACCGCGCTGAACCCTTTGTTCTAAGCGATAAAGTTGGGTTGATTGATGAGACTGACTTAACGTTGTTTGCAGACGGAGATAATGCATTGGTAGGATTCGTGTTGTATCCCGGGGCAAAGGTTGACCCGTATGCATACATCCCCCTAATGGAACCGTTGGCACAAGCGGGTTACACTGTCGTTATCGCCAAAATGCCCTTTAATCTTGCGGTGCTCGATTCGAATCGGATGGATTCAATTAAAACTGAACACTCTGAGGTAAAAACGTGGTATCTCATCGGACATTCTCTAGGTGGTGCGATGGCGGGTTCGTATGTTGCGAAGCATCCAACTGAGATTGCGGGACTGTTTCTACTCGGTGGCTACACGACCAGTGATATTCATGATTACAAAGGTATTGTAGCAACATTTACAGGAAGCGATGATATGGTTATGAGTCGTGAAAAATTTGAATCTAACCGGACAAATCTACCACAATCATTATGTGAGATAACAATTGAGGGTGGAAACCATGGTCAATTTGGAAATTATGGACATCAAGCTGGGGATGGTAATGCATCAATTTCGGCGAAACAACAGCAAAATATAGTTACTGATACAATGCTTTCGCTCATTAAAGGCGAAAACTGTCAGGGAGGACACCAATGA
- a CDS encoding type 1 glutamine amidotransferase domain-containing protein has product MELKGKRVLTIVSADYDDLELWYPIIRLREAGAIVDIAAELKDAPYKGKYGLTVTSTHAFDEVDISQYDGLMVPGGWAPDYLRRIDAVLDFVRYMDEHDRVIGQICHAGWVLSSAGILKGRKVTSTPGIKHDLMYAGAEWVNEAAIADGNIISGRRPPDLHEYLPLVISALKER; this is encoded by the coding sequence ATGGAACTAAAAGGAAAACGTGTTTTAACGATAGTGAGTGCCGATTACGATGATTTAGAATTGTGGTATCCCATTATTCGCTTGCGAGAGGCAGGTGCAATTGTTGATATTGCAGCAGAGTTGAAAGATGCTCCTTATAAAGGGAAGTATGGACTTACAGTCACCAGTACTCATGCTTTTGATGAGGTCGATATCAGTCAATATGATGGACTGATGGTCCCTGGTGGATGGGCTCCGGATTATCTGCGCCGTATCGATGCGGTATTGGATTTCGTGCGTTACATGGACGAACACGACCGTGTAATTGGGCAAATCTGTCATGCAGGTTGGGTACTTTCATCGGCAGGTATCTTAAAGGGTCGTAAAGTGACGAGTACACCGGGAATAAAACATGATCTCATGTATGCAGGTGCAGAGTGGGTGAATGAAGCCGCGATTGCAGATGGCAACATTATTTCGGGACGACGTCCACCCGATTTGCATGAATATTTACCACTTGTTATTTCCGCACTCAAAGAACGTTAA
- a CDS encoding 6-phospho-beta-glucosidase, with product MSKKVKIVTIGGGSSYTPELMEGFINRKDKLDISELWLVDVEEGREKLEIVGAMAQRMVKAAGLDWKVFLTTDRREALKDADFVTTQFRVGQLNARVKDERIPGKYGLLGQETNGAGGIFKAFRTIPVILDIIKDMEELAPNAWLIDFTNPAGMVTEAAIKVGGWKRTIGLCNIPVGATKSNHEAMGYDKEANVLFEKFAGLNHFHWHRVWDKDGSEVTDKLIDTLYDPNSEYVKAQRSEVANIAPIDYTYEQLKDLGMLPCPYHRYYYVEREMLEENQQNWKEHKSRAETVKATEEELFELYKDPALDYKPEQLTKRGGAHYSDAACEIISSIHNDSRTVMTVSTQNNGTITDLPYDCVVEVTSVITSHGAEPFNWGTFPPAARGQLQLMKAMEEVVIDAAVTGSYNTAIQAFTINPLVQSGTYTKDLLNEMLVAHKEHLPQFADVIAKLEAGGVTYIPQ from the coding sequence ATGAGTAAAAAAGTTAAAATTGTTACGATTGGTGGTGGTTCAAGCTATACCCCAGAATTGATGGAAGGGTTCATCAACCGTAAAGATAAATTAGATATTAGTGAACTGTGGTTAGTTGACGTTGAAGAAGGTCGTGAGAAACTTGAAATTGTTGGTGCTATGGCTCAACGTATGGTTAAAGCTGCTGGACTTGACTGGAAGGTATTCCTCACCACAGACCGTCGCGAGGCATTAAAAGATGCGGATTTTGTTACAACACAATTCCGAGTTGGTCAGTTGAATGCACGTGTTAAAGATGAAAGAATTCCTGGGAAATATGGACTTTTAGGACAAGAGACCAATGGAGCAGGTGGAATCTTTAAAGCATTCCGTACAATTCCGGTAATTTTAGATATTATTAAAGATATGGAAGAATTGGCTCCCAATGCATGGCTTATCGACTTCACAAACCCAGCAGGTATGGTTACCGAAGCTGCGATTAAAGTGGGTGGATGGAAACGAACCATTGGACTTTGCAATATTCCGGTAGGGGCAACAAAATCAAACCATGAAGCAATGGGATATGATAAAGAAGCCAATGTTCTATTCGAAAAATTTGCAGGATTAAACCACTTCCACTGGCACCGTGTATGGGATAAAGATGGATCAGAAGTTACTGATAAACTGATTGATACCTTGTATGATCCAAACAGTGAGTATGTAAAAGCACAACGTTCCGAAGTTGCAAACATTGCGCCGATCGATTACACCTACGAACAACTTAAGGATTTAGGCATGTTACCATGTCCTTACCACCGTTACTACTATGTAGAACGTGAGATGCTTGAAGAAAACCAACAAAACTGGAAAGAACACAAATCACGTGCTGAAACAGTTAAAGCAACAGAAGAAGAACTCTTTGAACTTTACAAAGACCCAGCATTGGATTACAAACCAGAACAACTTACAAAACGTGGGGGTGCACACTACTCCGATGCAGCATGTGAAATCATTTCATCCATTCATAATGATTCCCGTACTGTCATGACTGTAAGTACACAAAACAACGGAACCATTACGGATTTACCATACGACTGTGTCGTTGAGGTAACATCTGTCATTACATCACACGGTGCAGAACCATTTAATTGGGGAACTTTCCCACCTGCTGCACGTGGACAATTACAATTGATGAAAGCAATGGAAGAAGTCGTTATTGATGCTGCTGTTACTGGTAGTTACAATACAGCAATCCAAGCGTTCACAATCAACCCACTTGTACAAAGTGGAACATATACAAAAGACTTGTTGAATGAAATGCTTGTTGCTCATAAAGAACATCTTCCTCAATTTGCAGATGTAATTGCAAAACTTGAAGCTGGAGGCGTTACATATATTCCGCAATAA